The following are encoded together in the Tripterygium wilfordii isolate XIE 37 chromosome 18, ASM1340144v1, whole genome shotgun sequence genome:
- the LOC119984172 gene encoding heavy metal-associated isoprenylated plant protein 36-like, which yields MASKPDEEVPGQGQLKYQTWVLKVSIHCEGCKKKVKKVLQGIDGVYTTIIDSQRHKVTVTANVDADILIKKLLKSGKHAELWPESKSGEKKSGKSKNNNENKKDPKDVQGEGDVDVAKPENAEKKDSDQAPLEPDKGRDDKVETGGISAGGSGGKKKKKKGQKGNSNNSGGGVGNPGDAPPPPPSPTPAGTGASVATLDPAPPKPSLNHGPPPHHIYSYPPVYHGPEPYEVLSYSNVYPSSIASYYAPPMHAYPNSYGPSQRYLPPADPIHDFNEEDARGCSIM from the exons atggcATCAAAACCAGACGAAGAGGTTCCAGGGCAAGGGCAACTGAAATACCAG ACATGGGTCTTGAAAGTTTCAATACACTGTGAAGGCTGCAAGAAGAAAGTCAAGAAAGTTCTTCAAGGCATAGATG GTGTTTATACAACAATAATAGACTCTCAACGACACAAGGTTACAGTGACTGCCAACGTTGACGCAGATATACTTATCAAGAAGTTGTTGAAGTCAGGCAAGCATGCCGAACTTTGGCCGGAGTCGAAGTCTGGAGAGAAAAAATCTGgaaaatccaagaataacaaTGAGAATAAAAAAGACCCAAAAGATGTCCAAGGAGAAGGTGATGTTGATGTGGCAAAGCCAGAAAATGCTGAGAAAAAAGACAGTGATCAAGCACCACTGGAGCCAGACAAAGGACGTGATGATAAGGTGGAAACAGGAGGAATAAGTGCTGGGGGCAGTGgaggtaaaaaaaagaaaaagaaagggcaAAAGGGTAATTCAAATAACAGCGGTGGTGGTGTTGGCAACCCTGGTgatgctcctcctcctcctccttctcctactcctgcAGGCACTGGAGCTTCTGTGGCGACTCTAGACCCGGCTCCACCAAAGCCTTCTCTGAATCATGGCCCTCCACCTCATCACATATACTCGTATCCACCTGTCTACCATGGACCTGAACCGTATGAAGTACTAAGTTACAGTAATGTATATCCTAGCAGTATTGCATCATACTACGCCCCTCCCATGCATGCTTATCCAAACTCTTACGGTCCGAGCCAGAGGTATCTTCCACCGGCTGATCCTATCCATGATTTCAATGAAGAGGATGCTAGGGGATGCTCCATCATGTGA